One genomic window of Manihot esculenta cultivar AM560-2 chromosome 16, M.esculenta_v8, whole genome shotgun sequence includes the following:
- the LOC110603966 gene encoding zinc finger protein CONSTANS-LIKE 4 — MASKLCDSCKSATATLFCRADSAFLCVNCDSKVHAANKLASRHGRVWVCEVCEQAPAHVTCKADAAALCITCDRDIHSANPLARRHERVPVTPFYESVGVTHAAKTNAVNFLDDRYFSDVDRDADVSREEAEAASWLLPNPPNPKVMESPDLNTGQYVFSDVDPYLDPGYGPAAVDPKLEAQEQNSSGTDGVVPVQSKSVQASLVNDHCFELDFTGSKPFAYGYNTQSLSNSLSSSSLDVGVVPDGGNMTDISNQYSRTVSNGMESTNPTVQPSAVDREARVLRYREKRKNRKFEKTIRYASRKAYAETRPRIKGRFAKRIDMEVEADGGSMYGFGVVPSF; from the exons ATGGCTTCCAAGCTCTGTGACTCCTGCAAATCGGCAACGGCAACTCTTTTCTGCCGTGCTGATTCCGCGTTTCTTTGTGTCAACTGTGACTCCAAGGTTCACGCCGCTAACAAGCTTGCCTCGCGCCACGGACGTGTGTGGGTTTGTGAGGTGTGCGAGCAAGCTCCGGCTCATGTCACCTGCAAGGCCGACGCTGCAGCCCTCTGCATCACGTGCGACAGAGATATTCACTCCGCTAATCCATTGGCTCGCCGACACGAGCGAGTTCCTGTCACGCCGTTCTACGAGTCGGTCGGCGTAACTCATGCTGCTAAGACAAACGCTGTAAACTTCCTTGATGACCGTTACTTCTCCGATGTGGATAGGGACGCTGATGTAAGCAGGGAGGAAGCGGAGGCAGCTTCGTGGCTTCTTCCAAATCCTCCCAACCCGAAGGTGATGGAGAGTCCGGATCTGAATACAGGTCAATATGTGTTCTCGGACGTGGACCCATATCTGGATCCAGGTTACGGTCCTGCGGCTGTGGATCCGAAACTCGAAGCGCAGGAGCAGAACAGCTCGGGCACGGATGGTGTAGTGCCCGTGCAAAGCAAGAGTGTTCAAGCTTCATTGGTGAACGACCACTGTTTTGAGCTTGACTTCACCGGATCCAAGCCTTTTGCCTACGGATATAATACACAGAGCCTGAGCAACAGT TTATCATCCTCATCCCTCGACGTTGGGGTAGTGCCAGATGGGGGGAACATGACGGACATATCAAATCAGTACAGTAGAACAGTGAGCAACGGGATGGAGTCTACAAATCCGACGGTTCAGCCATCAGCAGTGGACAGGGAAGCAAGGGTTTTaaggtacagagaaaagaggaagaaccgAAAGTTCGAGAAGACAATCAGATACGCATCGCGTAAAGCTTATGCCGAGACGAGACCACGAATCAAAGGGAGATTCGCGAAGCGAATAGATATGGAAGTAGAAGCAGATGGAGGTAGTATGTACGGATTCGGCGTCGTTCCGTCCTTTTAA